One genomic region from Drosophila busckii strain San Diego stock center, stock number 13000-0081.31 chromosome 3R, ASM1175060v1, whole genome shotgun sequence encodes:
- the LOC108602922 gene encoding protein RRP5 homolog, whose translation MTTEKSFPRGGVVNQQTNAESSTANIIFGATQKKIKKAAKPKASLDTETENGEQLQAFSAETLTIDTLQENMLVMGVVKRADATTLHVSLPGRLTARVQVTDISAAYNRVVQSTMSGDSSEYQNLTELFPAGRIVCGRASKVDKEDGKGTQLMLTLKPSEVNHSMHHKQIKKGLIFTGAVAEIQEHGCVLETGIEGLQAFVANENAEQQYRLGELIFVKVKQINHSEQQSTSQCEQLSQDKLKIKSQNETNLDYILPGSIVKFKVTKQLKNGLQGAIMGESFIAYVNEHHLGEALHTPTDYELNEEYLARVLYIMPLTKLVYLTFNLDIQVPEEQEAEQDTATTLKKGSIVEKARVLRHGTGGIVLLLNQNLKGLISYSSIKSNFKGNYDQDVVLSKYTRKSKHKVRVLGYDVIEALYYCSDDANVLNEKLYTLEDLHPGDIVNARLLKAEPKVGGYSVKLGKVNGIIEQLHLAPNVHYELGQSVRCRVLDVSLDRKTCYLSNRSEYLAKNVKLLTMLPAAQVGQVYTGTVVKCEPTFVLVKFCNGIKGVLHKQRLSNLLENSFFEGQTTKFRIAERHEEQLQLTLPEDKFQLGEICPIEVTNSLDAGLEIKISFANDEEDDEATEMEEFMGLVPQRLLSDYVELTGAQQRIHPVGTHASAACIMQNIFSLRDVNYFSENITKDWQSVQVGDVLRAHVKHATDQVLELLLPVRNYNKLVKLHVKMLCLTANRELPVQLEPDQLLYVKVISKEVETKTLTVSAKLTDVWSGELNDTATLVEGYLNEVAQIREALKQQDKAIANHSIGDRITVVFKGLQPGTKDWIYNLPYNSKIQAMMVASMAGNAVVPQVGSKWEVVVLWIDYAHDLLLVTNKVRDIAHISSNTQLPQNLVGKAGMKAKVLLKLDSIVLCSLKRGTDNPLVVCPVRLHPNDVEQTASTALRQGDFCTLAFIHDTLPIAVPEIVWKLWKGVKRAATTVEEARIPKKKAKLETPPAKHEQKAANKTNGELFFEDKKPARLPTPPTKRSASLVAADKALASATLPGIAGFWAHELLYDKSTTAESSSDEEEDSEATNAKKKRLSAKDKAKAELKEEQRLREIEEHNANLQETANTVEEFERLVLAEPNNSKLWIRYMVHLLADAEIDKARMLARRAIKTIGFRETRELLNVWTALLNLELRYNPTQFDDVLKEALSSNEPVNVYLNVVEIYKSNKEVERLLNTVEIMTRKFKTKLDVWKSVAEAYFSMSMSDRVQPTLQRALKVLPHSEHINLSTAFAKLYAKYDMHDMAQAMLDNIVTSFPRRTDVWLLYANMLLKLKLIEPTRHLYERAVLQKLKPDKMLVLYKNFLEFEEKYGTEATSARVKQLAEQYVASQNKALK comes from the exons ATGACGACTGAAAAGAGTTTTCCGCGCGGCGGAGTGgtaaatcaacaaacaaatgcggAAAGCAGCACAGCCAATATT ATCTTTGGCGCtacgcaaaagaaaataaagaaagcagcaaagccCAAAGCAAGCTTGGACACTGAGACCGAAAATGGCGAGCAGTTGCAGGCATTCTCAGCGGAAACGCTCACTATTGATACGCTGCAGGAGAATATGCTGGTTATGGGTGTTGTCAAGCGTGCAGATGCCACAACGTTGCACGTATCGCTGCCAGGTCGCTTAACAGCGCGTGTACAAGTTACGGACATCTCCGCTGCATATAACCGTGTGGTCCAATCAACTATGTCTGGCGACAGCTCTGAATATCAGAATCTGACAGAGCTGTTTCCTGCTGGACGCATAGTCTGTGGACGTGCGTCAAAGGTGGACAAGGAGGATGGCAAGGGCACTCAACTTATGTTGACGCTGAAGCCCAGCGAGGTTAATCACAGCATGCATcataagcaaatcaaaaaggGCCTCATCTTCACAGGTGCTGTGGCAGAGATACAGGAGCATGGTTGTGTGCTTGAAACGGGCATTGAAGGTCTGCAGGCGTTTGTGGCCAATGAAAATGCGGAGCAGCAGTATCGCCTGGGTGAGCTCATCTTTGTTAAAGTCAAGCAAATCAATCATAGCGAGCAGCAAAGCACGTCCCAGTGTGAGCAGCTGTCACAGGATAAGCTCAAGATTAAAAGTCAAAATGAAACAAACCTGGATTATATACTGCCGGGCAGCATAGTCAAGTTTAAGGTGACCAAGCAGCTTAAGAATGGTTTGCAAGGCGCAATTATGGGCGAATCCTTTATAGCCTATGTGAATGAGCATCATCTGGGTGAAGCATTGCATACGCCCACGGACTACGAGCTGAATGAGGAATATCTTGCACGCGTGCTTTACATTATGCCACTGACTAAGCTGGTTTACCTAACATTCAATTTGGATATACAAGTGCCGGAGGAGCAAGAGGCGGAGCAGGATACAGCGACAACACTGAAAAAAGGCAGCATCGTGGAGAAAGCGCGTGTACTGCGTCATGGCACTGGCGGCATTGTCCTCTTGCTTAATCAAAACCTTAAGGGTTTAATAAGTTATAGTTCCATCAAATCCAACTTTAAAGGCAACTACGATCAGGATGTTGTGCTGTCCAAATATACGCGCAAGAGCAAGCACAAAGTACGTGTGCTGGGCTATGATGTTATCGAAGCGCTCTACTACTGTTCAGATGATGCCAATGTGCTTAATGAGAAGCTCTATACGCTCGAGGATCTGCACCCAGGCGATATTGTTAATGCCCGTTTGCTTAAAGCCGAACCCAAGGTGGGTGGTTACAGCGTTAAGCTGGGCAAGGTCAACGGCATTATAGAGCAACTGCATCTGGCGCCCAATGTGCACTATGAATTGGGTCAAAGTGTACGCTGCCGTGTGCTGGATGTTTCGCTTGACCGCAAGACTTGCTACCTCAGCAATCGCAGCGAATATTTGGCTAAAAATGTCAAGCTATTGACTATGCTGCCGGCAGCGCAGGTGGGTCAAGTCTATACTGGCACAGTGGTCAAGTGTGAGCCCACCTTTGTGCTCGTCAAGTTCTGCAACGGCATCAAGGGCGTGCTGCATAAGCAGCGCCTAAGCAATTTACTGGAAAACTCATTCTTTGAGGGTCAGACTACCAAATTTCGCATAGCGGAGAGGCATGAggaacagctgcagctaacgCTGCCGGAGGATAAATTTCAGCTGGGTGAAATATGTCCCATCGAGGTGACCAACAGCTTGGACGCTGGCTTGGAAATTAAGATCAGCTTTGCGAACGATGAAGAGGACGATGAGGCAACAGAAATGGAGGAGTTCATGGGCTTAGTGCCGCAGCGCTTGCTCTCTGATTATGTAGAGCTAACCGGTGCCCAACAGCGCATACATCCTGTGGGCACACATGCCTCAGCCGCCTGCATCATGCAGAACATCTTTAGCTTACGCGATGTGAACTATTTCAGTGAGAACATCACCAAGGATTGGCAATCGGTGCAGGTGGGCGATGTGCTGCGTGCGCATGTCAAGCATGCCACCGATCAGGTGCTGGAGCTACTGCTGCCAGTGCGCAACTACAACAAGCTGGTCAAGCTGCACGTCAAAATGTTGTGCCTTACTGCCAATCGGGAGCTGCCTGTGCAGCTAGAGCCCGATCAGCTGTTGTATGTCAAAGTGATCAGCAAGGAGGTGGAAACCAAGACATTGACCGTGTCTGCAAAACTTACAGATGTGTGGAGTGGCGAGCTAAACGATACAGCCACGTTGGTGGAGGG TTATTTAAACGAAGTGGCGCAGATACGTGAGGCGCTGAAACAGCAAGACAAGGCCATTGCTAATCATAGCATAGGCGACAGAATAACTGTGGTGTTCAAGGGTCTGCAGCCAGGCACCAAGGATTGGATCTACAATTTGCCATACAACAGCAAGATACAAGCCATGATGGTGGCTAGCATGGCAGGCAATGCAGTTGTGCCTCAAGTGGGCAGCAAATGGGAAGTAGTTGTGCTTTGGATAGACTACGCGCATGACTTGCTGCTCGTAACCAACAAAGTGCGTGACATTGCGCACATAAGTAGCAATACACAATTGCCACAGAATTTAGTGGGCAAGGCAGGCATGAAAGCCAAAGTGTTGCTAAAACTGGACAGCATTGTATTGTGTTCGCTGAAGAGAGGCACAGACAATCCTTTGGTAGTGTGTCCTGTGCGCTTGCATCCCAATGATGTGGAGCAGACAGCCAGTACAGCTTTGAGACAGGGCGACTTTTGCACGCTGGCCTTTATACACGATACGTTGCCCATAGCGGTGCCTGAGATTGTTTGGAAGCTTTGGAAGGGCGTGAAGCGTGCGGCAACTACTGTTGAGGAAGCGCGCATACCCAAGAAGAAAGCAAAACTGGAGACGCCACCAGCTAAGCATGAACAGAAAGCAGCCAATAAAACTAATGGCGAGCTTTTCTTTGAGGATAAGAAACCAGCCAGGTTGCCAACACCACCAACCAAAAGATCAGCatctttggttgctgctgataAAGCTCTAGCCAGCGCCACATTGCCAGGCATTGCTGGCTTTTGGGCACATGAGCTGCTGTATGACAAATCTACAACGGCAGAAAGTTCCAGCGATGAGGAAGAAGATAGCGAGGCAACTAACGCTAAGAAGAAACGTCTTAGCGCCAAGGACAAGGCCAAGGCAGAGCTGAAGGAGGAGCAACGTTTGCGCGAAATTGAAGAGCACAATGCTAATCTGCAAGAAACTGCAAATACAGTTGAGGAATTCGAGCGTCTGGTGTTGGCCGAGCCCAACAACAGTAAATTATGGATTCGTTATATGGTGCACCTGTTGGCCGATGCGGAAATCGACAAGGCACGCATGCTGGCCCGGCGTGCTATCAAAACCATTGGTTTTCGTGAAACTCGCGAGTTGTTAAATGTGTGGACAGCGCTATTGAATTTGGAACTACGCTATAATCCCACACAATTTGATGATGTGCTCAAGGAAGCGCTGAGTAGCAATGAACCAGTGAATGTCTATCTAAACGTTGTGGAAATCTACAAGTCAAATAAAGAGGTGGAACGTTTGCTTAATACCGTGGAGATCATGACgcgtaaatttaaaacaaaactggATGTCTGGAAGTCTGTTGCCGAAGCATATTTCTCAATGTCAATGTCAGATCGCGTGCAGCCAACGTTGCAACGTGCGCTAAAAGTTTTGCCGCACAGTGAAC ACATAAACCTGAGTACGGCCTTTGCCAagttatatgcaaaatatgatATGCATGATATGGCGCAGGCCATGCTGGATAATATCGTCACCTCGTTTCCCAGGCGCACTGATGTTTGGTTACTCTATGCGAATAtgctgcttaaattgaaacttaTTGAGCCAA
- the LOC108602923 gene encoding exosome complex exonuclease RRP44, protein MQTLREFTRKTKRGNILKIVREHYLRDDIGCGSDLCQYCMQNEAYQLTSQYEIKSTLFKFPHYIVLDTNVVLDQIDVLEEDVLHNIIVLTTVLNEVKHKCSSIYKRLNELIHDRTRNFYVFVNEHHQDTYADREPDETANDRNDRAIRLAAKWYDTHLQASQESKAFQRTARAVTRVVLLTDDAGNRAKAEAEGILVANAAEYVKSLEDFPLLVDKLSQKSFESEKQALPQYPAHLSMKELLDGLRQKKFLQGNFQASRENYLEGSVNVEQYEQGILIQGRESLNRAVDGDIVAVELLPESEWSAPSEIVLEETNVYADDVPSEERVEDEQDMLQQVQAAPAAERTPTGRIVGIVRRKWRQYCGILQPSLIEDTTRHIFVPADRKIPRIRIETRQADKLQNQRIIVTIDSWPRNSRYPHGHFVRSLGPLGNMATENEVILLEHDVPHCKFSEEVLSFLPKLPWTITPEDYAKRVDLRDLHICSVDPPGCTDIDDALHCRELPNGNLEVGVHIADVTHFIRPGNALDKEAAARGTTVYLVGKRIDMVPELLSSNLCSLVGGVERFAFSCIWEMDKEANVLKKRFHKSVIKSKRAMTYEEAQVLIDDASETSEIAKSLRQLNRLAKILKRRRMDNGALVLASPEIRFQVDSETHEPLDVEAKQMRDTNSMVEEFMLLANITVAQHIAAEFTECAVLRRHPKPPPTNFDPLVKAARYQGFEVETETGLQLAHSLDKCVKADNHYFNTMIRILTTRCMMQAVYFISGSLQKEEYFHYGLAAPIYTHFTSPIRRYSDIMVHRLLAASIGADSTYAQLLERKANEELCNNLNYRHKMAQYAARASVALNTHLFFRGKQEDEEGYVLFVRKNALQVLIPKYGLEGTLYLKSDKDGKDGLERTKSELIFTFNEEDHTQRCGNVVFHSFDPVTVRLSLDSSNVQHEKLVFKLVKPYIKGFSVESDNTAVEATAANSQPPAKKTKKDKKKK, encoded by the exons ATGCAGACTTTACGCGAATTTACGCGTAAAACCAAACGCGGCAATATCTTAAAGATAGTGCGTGAGCATTACCTGCGAGATGACATAGGCTGTGGCTCGGACCTCTGTCaatattgcatgcaaaatgaaGCATACCAATTGACTTCACAGTATGAGATCAAAAGCACGCTCTTCAAGTTTCCTCATTATATTGTGTTGGACACCAATGTGGTGCTGGATCAAATTGATGTGCTCGAGGAGGATGTGCTGCATAATATAATAGTGTTAACTACGGTATTGAACGAAGTAAAGCACAAGTGCTCATCAATTTACAAGCGTCTCAATGAGCTTATACACGATCGCACGCGGAATTTCTATGTGTTTGTTAATGAGCATCACCA GGACACCTATGCGGATCGGGAGCCGGATGAGACAGCTAATGACCGCAATGATCGCGCTATACGCTTGGCTGCCAAGTGGTATGATACGCATTTGCAAGCTTCGCAGGAGTCGAAGGCTTTCCAACGCACTGCACGTGCTGTAACACGTGTGGTGCTGTTAACCGATGATGCAGGCAATCGCGCAAAGGCTGAAGCAGAGGGTATTTTAGTAGCTAACGCAGCGGAATATGTCAAATCCTTGGAAGACTTTCCTTTGCTAGTGGATAAACTCTCGCAGAAGAGTTTTGAGAGCGAAAAGCAAGCGCTGCCGCAATATCCAGCACATTTGAGCATGAAAGAGCTGCTGGATGGCTTGCGCCAAAAGAAATTTCTACAAGGAAACTTTCAGGCATCCAGAGAAAACTACCTCGAAGGCAGCGTCAATGTCGAGCAGTATGAACAAGGC ATTTTAATACAAGGCCGCGAGTCGTTGAATCGCGCAGTGGATGGCGACATTGTGGCTGTGGAGCTGCTGCCCGAGAGCGAATGGTCAGCGCCCAGCGAGATAGTGCTGGAAGAAACTAACGTCTATGCGGATGATGTCCCCAGCGAAGAGCGTGTGGAGGATGAGCAGGATATGTTGCAACAAGTGCAAGCAGCGCCGGCAGCAGAGCGTACACCCACTGGACGCATTGTGGGCATTGTGCGTCGCAAGTGGCGTCAATATTGTGGCATCTTGCAACCCAGTTTAATTGAGGATACCACGCGTCACATATTTGTGCCCGCTGATCGTAAGATACCGCGTATACGCATTGAAACACGTCAGGCGGATAAGCTGCAGAATCAGCGCATTATTGTCACGATTGACAGCTGGCCACGCAACTCACGCTATCCACATGGACACTTTGTGCGCTCGCTGGGTCCGCTGGGCAACATGGCCACCGAGAATGAAGTTATTTTGCTCGAGCACGATGTGCCCCACTGCAAGTTTTCAGAGGAAGTACTCAGCTTTTTGCCCAAACTGCCTTGGACCATTACGCCAGAGGATTATGCCAAGCGTGTGGATTTGCGCGACTTGCACATCTGCTCTGTGGATCCACCGGGCTGCACAGATATCGATGATGCGCTACATTGCCGCGAGCTGCCCAATGGCAATCTAGAAGTAGGCGTGCATATAGCCGACGTCACACACTTTATACGACCTGGCAATGCTCTGGATAAGGAGGCCGCGGCACGTGGCACTACAGTTTATCTGGTGGGCAAGCGTATAGACATGGTGCCAGAGTTGCTTAGCTCCAATCTTTGCTCGCTGGTAGGCGGCGTGGAGCGTTTCGCATTTTCGTGCATATGGGAAATGGACAAAGAGGCAAATGTGCTGAAGAAACGTTTCCACAAGAGTGTCATCAAGTCCAAGCGTGCCATGACCTATGAGGAGGCGCAGGTTTTAATTGATGATGCGTCAGAGACGAGTGAAATAGCCAAGTCGTTGCGTCAATTAAATCGTTTGGCCAAAATACTAAAGAGACGTCGCATGGACAATGG CGCCTTGGTGTTGGCTTCGCCTGAGATACGCTTTCAGGTGGACAGCGAAACGCATGAACCGCTGGATGTGGAGGCAAAGCAAATGCGCGATACCAACTCAATGGTTGAAGAGTTCATGTTGCTGGCCAACATAACAGTGGCGCAACATATTGCTGCCGAATTTACCGAGTGTGCAGTGCTGCGTCGTCATCCTAAGCCACCGCCTACGAACTTTGATCCTTTGGTCAAGGCAGCGCGCTATCAGGGCTTCGAGGTGGAGACGGAAACAGGCCTGCAGCTAGCACATTCGTTAGACAAATGCGTCAAAGCAGACAATCATTACTTCAATACAATGATACGCATCCTAACCACGCGTTGCATGATGCAGGCTGTTTATTTCATCAGCGGCAGTCTGCAGAAGGAGGAATACTTTCATTATGGCTTAGCTGCGCCCATCTATACGCACTTTACCTCGCCCATTCGCAGATATTCTGATATTATGGTGCATCGCCTGCTGGCAGCCTCAATTGGTGCTGATAGCACCTACGCACAGTTGTTGGAGCGCAAGGCTAATGAGGAGCTGTGCAACAATCTGAATTATCGACACAAAATGGCGCAATATGCTGCGCGCGCTTCTGTGGCACTCAATACGCATTTGTTTTTCCGCGGAAAGCAGGAGGATGAAGAGGG TTACGTTTTGTTTGTGCGCAAGAATGCGTTGCAAGTGCTTATACCTAAATATGGCCTGGAGGGTACTTTATATTTGAAAAGCGACAAGGATG